One region of Oryza sativa Japonica Group chromosome 5, ASM3414082v1 genomic DNA includes:
- the LOC4339300 gene encoding cleavage stimulating factor 64 — MAANQPAGEALAANISAMSRPEMYDLMSQMKVMIDHDQERVRRMLVDNPDVTRALFRAQVVLGMVKAPKTAQSSDKAQPAAVQATPSSSVKPTVQDHSSFPQPQLPSSQQNIQPSGPFSSGPSNPASSLDLPAMSANPQQSAQAKGYPIHQMPPTSTTQTSQHQSATLPPHVSSQYSNIPSHMPIVHSQPQQPLQNPGMFNQQLQPPLPQLPRPPNMQPFVHQMHPQVPSSFGLSHTNAPQHMLQQSMFHPGGNPQTSFLTGQPPLPNQPPPLPNQPPPQLYQGSSHAASHYNSQSMQMDRSTPWGRGNAEASSAGTHFPGHLPGLPGQMTQGIGGIHSARPEAPLTPEMEKMLVQQVLSMSPDQINMLPPEQRQQVLQLRDMLRQ, encoded by the exons atggCGGCGAACCAGCCGGCGGGCGAGGCCCTCGCGGCCAACATCTCCGCCATGTCCCGCCCGGAGATGTACGACCTCATGTCCCAGATGAAG GTCATGATCGACCACGACCAGGAGAGGGTGCGCCGGATGCTCGTCGACAACCCGGACGTCACCCGCGCTCTCTTCCGG GCGCAAGTAGTACTTGGAATGGTGAAAGCTCCTAAAACT GCACAATCTTCAGACAAGGCCCAACCTGCAGCTGTGCAGGCAACACCATCTTCATCAGTTAAACCTACAGTTCAAGATCATTCTAGTTTTCCCCAACCTCAGTTACCTTCCAGTCAGCAGAACATACAACCTTCTGGCCCATTTTCATCTGGTCCGTCTAATCCGGCATCGTCTTTGGACCTCCCAGCTATGTCAGCAAATCCACAACAATCAGCACAAGCGAAAGGTTATCCTATCCATCAAATGCCTCCCACATCAACAACTCAGACATCCCAGCATCAAAGTGCTACCCTACCTCCTCATGTTTCATCACAGTATTCAAATATTCCATCACATATGCCAATAGTTCATAGTCAGCCACAGCAACCTTTGCAAAATCCTGGTATGTTTAACCAACAGTTACAACCACCATTGCCCCAGTTGCCTAGGCCTCCCAACATGCAGCCCTTCGTACACCAAATGCATCCGCAAGTACCCAGTTCATTTGGCTTGAGTCATACAAATGCTCCTCAACACATGTTGCAACAATCAATGTTTCAT CCTGGTGGGAACCCACAAACTTCCTTCCTTACAGGTCAACCGCCATTGCCTAACCAGCCACCGCCATTGCCTAACCAGCCACCACCCCAGCTATACCAG GGTAGTTCACATGCTGCCTCACACTACAATTCTCAAAGTATGCAAATGGATAGATCAACTCCATGGGGGCGTGGTAACGCAGAAGCCTCTTCAGCTGGCACCCATTTCCCTGGGCATTTGCCTGGCTTGCCCGGACAGATGACCCAAGGAATTGGTGGTATCCATTCGGCTCGCCCTGAAGCACCT TTGACGCCTGAGATGGAAAAGATGCTTGTACAGCAAGTCTTGAGTATGTCACCTGACCAGATCAACATGCTGCCTCCAGAACAACGACAGCAAGTGCTTCAGTTACGTGATATGCTACGGCAATGA